A genomic stretch from Maniola hyperantus chromosome 22, iAphHyp1.2, whole genome shotgun sequence includes:
- the LOC117992666 gene encoding uncharacterized protein — protein MLSQSHSLETYSYKKSKISLLRSHRRRRRAAAAVRNSLHVFVLSKSHARFKFIVYIFFFSFFESTMGKRKRSKSRDEKHLRKKIERLKEKLNKRRRLDSSSSSSSASQPLEENLKTPPVDSIVMADSEVLSPMHSDEVTATDVAYTQDDQIDKSIETELDIPLNPELLQVLGEDPTNVNKYGDNLHKDIIPRWNHILIKGLDKEVRSELCKQYLPPQNCGNIRAPKLNPLIQHFLSDVNKKKEVFSENKQNQLSSCLAALGQALNKILSSKETQIPLDIVKSLSDAGRLLCDFHYRETQSRRYAIINVVNKDLRHTLKNTNIDEFLFGADLADQLKFHKEITKAALDLRNPRPPYKPQTATSTPRGTLNYRGALGPASTPRAYPLQRQPTTSSRTGTSRDRDHRRHESSNARKNSGRGRTTRR, from the exons ATGCTGTCTCAGTCACACTCTTTAGAGACCTATTCCTATAAAAAAAGCAAAATATCCCTTCTCCGCTcccaccgccgccgccggcgGGCAGCGGCGGCGGTGCGCAACTCATTACACGTTTTTGTGTTGTCGAAGTCACACGCGCGTTTTAAGTTtatagtttatattttttttttttctttttttgaatCTACGATGGGCAAAAGGAAAAGATCAAAGTCTAGGGATGAGAAGCATCTGCGCAAGAAAATAGAGAGATTGAAAGAAAAGTTAAATAAGCGTCGGCGATTAGATTCATCGTCGTCGTCTTCGTCAGCTTCTCAGCCTTTAGAGGAGAATCTCAAAACTCCACCTGTGGATAGCATAGTAATGGCCGACAGTGAAGTACTATCACCGATGCATTCAG ATGAGGTCACTGCCACTGATGTGGCATATACCCAGGATGATCAAATAGATAAAAGTATAGAAACGGAATTAGATATTCCTCTGAATCCTGAATTACTACAAGTTTTAGGAGAAGACCCGACCAATGTGAATAAATACGGGGATAACTTGCACAAAGATATAATACCTAGGTGGAACCACATATTGATAAAGGGCCTTGACAAGGAAGTTAGATCAGAATTATGTAAACAGTACCTACCCCCCCAAAACTGTGGGAATATAAGAGCACCTAAGCTTAATCCATTAATCCAGCATTTCCTGAGTGATGTTAATAAGAAGAAAGAAGTGTTTAGTGAAAACAAACAGAATCAACTGTCTAGCTGTCTCGCAGCTTTGGGTCAAGCTTTAAATAAGATACTATCTTCTAAAGAAACACAAATACCACTAGATATAGTCAAGTCGCTCAGCGATGCAGGTCGACTTTTatgtgatttccattatagaGAAACGCAGTCTAGACGTTACGCGATTATTAATGTGGTCAACAAGGACCTACGACATACGCTGAAAAACACGAATATTGACGAGTTTTTATTTGGAGCTGATCTAGCCGACCAATTAAAGTTCCACAAGGAAATAACGAAGGCTGCTTTAGATTTAAGAAATCCTCGGCCTCCATACAAGCCGCAAACAGCCACATCAACTCCGAGGGGGACTTTAAACTACCGGGGGGCACTGGGGCCAGCCTCGACCCCACGTGCTTACCCGTTGCAGAGACAACCAACAACGAGCTCGAGAACAGGGACATCGAGAGATCGAGATCATCGCCGCCACGAGTCGTCGAATGCGAGGAAGAACAGTGGGCGCGGTCGGACTACGAGGCGGTAG